From one Lotus japonicus ecotype B-129 chromosome 3, LjGifu_v1.2 genomic stretch:
- the LOC130748269 gene encoding transcription factor bHLH62-like — MENQFFLNAGVSHPMQFEPSPPPNSSMPTWQSLSSAMEIQSNVLNYPSEQTQDFFYSSTWDKSTDHHHQPLQFDSALSSMVSSPAESNENFVMRELIGKLGAVGNSDHEISPHSHHNSCYSTPLSSPPKLNHIAPMMMNHLVKENFPKPMALNSSVAEFSADPGFAERAAKFSCFGSRSFNERRSTTSQLVVNNNAELAPQRSATVIENGRLHRVSSSPSLKTFGSQLQDHEKMEVANSQEESTISEQTPNGELGVKASDTNPRKRKASSKGKAKEPSNYFNPTKGVEGSGEETNAKRSKQNEGEGNENDPTKVEEESKGGASNSGEEKQNKGNTTKPPEPPKDYIHVRARRGQATDSHSLAERVRREKISERMKLLQDLVPGCNKVTGKALMLDEIINYVQSLQRQVEFLSMKLASVNTRVDFSIESLISKDMFQSNSSLANTTFPLDSSALAFYGHQPQQNSAIHNNNIPNKIVDPLDSSLCQNLGLHLPPLNGSNEGASQFPLTFCEDDLNTIVQMGFGQIANRKTPVQTQNFNGSNQESHMKIEL, encoded by the exons ATGGAAAACCAATTCTTCTTGAATGCTGGGGTGTCCCATCCTATGCAATTTGAACCTTCACCACCTCCAAATTCTTCAATGCCCACTTGGCAATCACTCTCCTCAGCCATGGAAATTCAATCAAATGTCCTCAATTATCCCTCAGAACAAACCCAAGATTTTTTCTACAGTTCCACCTGGGACAAGTCAAcggatcatcatcatcaaccccTTCAGTTTGATTCTGCACTGAGTTCAATGGTTTCATCGCCTGCAGAATCAAATGAGAATTTTGTGATGAGGGAATTGATTGGAAAATTGGGAGCTGTTGGAAACTCTGATCATGAGATCTCACCACATTCTCACCACAATTCATGTTACAGCACCCCTTTGAGTTCTCCTCCAAAGCTCAACCACATTGCCCCAATGATGATGAACCACTTGGTCAAAGAGAATTTTCCAAAACCAATGGCTCTGAATTCAAGTGTTGCAGAATTCTCAGCTGATCCTGGTTTTGCTGAGAGGGCTGCAAAGTTTTCTTGCTTTGGAAGCAGGAGTTTCAATGAAAGGAGGAGTACCACTAGTCAATTGGTGGTGAACAACAATGCTGAATTGGCACCTCAGAGATCTGCAACAGttatagaaaatggaagatTGCATAGAGTCTCAAGTAGCCCTTCACTCAAGACATTTGGATCTCAATTGCAGGATCATGAAAAGATGGAAGTGGCAAATTCTCAAGAGGAATCTACAATCTCTGAGCAAACCCCAAATGGGGAATTAGGTGTGAAAGCTTCTGATACCAATCCCAGGAAAAGAAAAGCTTCCTCCAAAGGAAAAGCAAAAGAACCTTCAAACTATTTCAATCCTACAAAG GGTGTTGAAGGTAGTGGTGAAGAGACAAATGCAAAGAGAAGCAAGCAAAATGAGGGTGAGGGAAATGAAAATGACCCTACGAAGGTAGAGGAAGAGTCCAAAGGAGGTGCTAGCAATTCAGGGGAAGAGAAACAGAACAAGGGTAACACAACAAAACCTCCTGAGCCTCCAAAAGATTACATTCATGTCAGAGCAAGAAGAGGTCAAGCCACTGACAGCCACAGTCTTGCTGAACGT GTACGAAGGGAGAAAATTAGTGAGAGGATGAAGCTTCTCCAAGATCTTGTACCTGGTTGTAATAAG GTTACTGGGAAGGCACTCATGCTTGATGAGATTATAAACTATGTTCAGTCATTGCAACGCCAAGTAGAG TTCCTTTCTATGAAATTGGCATCAGTTAACACCAGGGTGGATTTTAGTATTGAGAGTCTTATCTCAAAAGAT ATGTTTCAATCAAATAGTTCTTTGGCAAACACAACATTTCCACTAGATTCCTCAGCACTAGCCTTTTATGGACACCAGCCTCAGCAAAACTCAGCTATCCATAATAACAACATTCCTAATAAAATTGTGGACCCATTAGATTCCTCTTTGTGCCAAAATCTTGGCTTGCATTTACCTCCCCTAAATGGATCCAATGAAGGTGCCTCTCAG TTTCCATTAACATTCTGTGAGGATGACCTCAACACCATTGTTCAGATGGGGTTTGGCCAAATTGCAAACAGGAAAACACCAGTACAGACCCAGAATTTCAACG GTTCAAATCAAGAGTCACATATGAAAATTGAGCTATGA
- the LOC130749459 gene encoding F-box/FBD/LRR-repeat protein At3g14710-like translates to MDSNAATEVGEMDMISNLHESILGHILSSLLTIEAIRTNVLSRRWIHVWKSIKSLKFDDSLLIHGKKMQKEEFVCFVNTVLFHLANSTIQSFSLCLTSYNYDSPKVSAWISSVLERGVQKLNIQYADNVPLSSNSLFSCNSLVELVLQMRCTLNAPISSCLPNLQSLHLSGVRLVSDSPTYSNDITLSFPVLKVFEARVCEWSTMQDICIQAPLLERLSIKNSLSNEACKSAIQVFSTCLTDFSYEGDLEQEIILFDPSSIRSASVVIVIDEDGNDRIEELVFQARKLLGQIHQVEQLKLLFYKVLIHAKDIFTHLPAFGRLNNLQLNEVTGEALLHLFHHSPFLNTLVLLNGVCDLNKDVLTAASVPHCFLSSFKVFQFNGFNVKEPELCLVKFVLANAAILERVTICTAFWLRYSDIDMGKVKEQILSLPKCSRLCKIEFCDVNGF, encoded by the exons GATTAGCAATTTGCATGAAAGCATTCTTGGTCACATACTCTCTTCCCTTCTGACTATAGAAGCGATTCGGACAAATGTGTTGTCTAGAAGGTGGATTCATGTATGGAAATCTATAAAAAGTCTAAAGTTTGATGACAGTTTGCTCATTCATGGAAAGAAGATGCAGAAAGAGGaatttgtgtgttttgtgaaCACAGTTTTATTTCACCTTGCTAATTCAACCATCCAGAGTTTCTCTCTTTGTTTAACATCTTATAATTATGATTCACCCAAAGTGAGTGCATGGATCTCCTCTGTCTTAGAAAGGGGAGTCCAGAAGCTTAACATTCAGTATGCTGATAATGTCCCTCTTTCTTCCAATTCCCTTTTTAGCTGCAATTCTCTTGTAGAGTTGGTGCTTCAAATGAGATGTACTCTTAATGCTCCCATCTCTTCTTGTCTCCCAAACCTTCAAAGCCTTCACCTTTCCGGGGTTAGGCTAGTGAGTGATTCCCCCACTTATTCCAATGACATAACTCTTAGCTTTCCGGTCCTCAAAGTGTTTGAAGCTAGAGTATGTGAGTGGTCAACTATGCAGGACATTTGTATTCAAGCACCTCTACTTGAAAGGCTTTCCATTAAGAACTCCCTATCAAATGAAGCTTGTAAATCTGCCATTCAGGTTTTTAGTACATGTCTAACAGATTTCTCTTATGAGGGCGATCTTGAACAAGAGATCATTCTATTTGATCCGTCATCCATTCGTAGTGCTTCTGTTGTGATTGTTATTGATGAAGATGGTAATGACAGAATCGAAGAACTTGTGTTTCAAGCACGAAAGCTTCTCGGACAAATCCATCAGGTTGAACAACTGAAATTATTGTTTTACAAG GTCTTAATCCATGCTAAAGATATCTTCACCCATTTGCCTGCCTTTGGAAGGTTGAATAATCTGCAACTGAATGAGGTTACTGGTGAAGCACTGTTGCACTTATTCCACCATTCTCCATTTCTTAATACTCTTGTTTTACTTAAT GGAGTGTGCGATTTAAATAAAGATGTTTTGACTGCTGCATCAGTGCCTCATTGCTTTTTGTCAAGCTTCAAAGTATTTCAGTTTAATGGATTTAATGTGAAAGAGCCTGAGCTTTGTCTGGTAAAATTTGTGTTGGCAAATGCGGCAATCTTGGAGCGGGTGACTATATGTACAGCTTTTTGGTTGCGATATTCAGATATTGACATGGGGAAAGTTAAGGAGCAGATACTTTCATTACCAAAATGTTCCAGATTATGCAAGATAGAATTTTGTGATGTCAACGGTTTCTGA